From Methanobacterium congolense, one genomic window encodes:
- a CDS encoding 30S ribosomal protein S12 — MPGLFAAKKLKQNRQNFRWKDTHYKRKSLRLDVKADPLEGAPQARGIVIEKVGIEAKQPNSAIRKCVRVQLIKNGKQLTAFAPGDGAIGFIDEHDEVMIEGIGGPSGRSMGDIPGVRWKVSKVNNVALEEMVKGKIEKPVR, encoded by the coding sequence TTGCCAGGACTTTTTGCAGCAAAAAAGCTTAAACAGAACAGACAGAATTTCAGATGGAAGGACACTCATTACAAAAGGAAATCATTACGATTAGATGTTAAGGCAGACCCATTAGAGGGTGCACCTCAGGCAAGGGGAATCGTAATAGAAAAAGTGGGTATAGAAGCGAAACAACCAAACTCCGCTATACGAAAATGTGTACGTGTCCAGCTCATCAAAAACGGTAAACAGTTAACAGCCTTCGCACCAGGTGACGGTGCAATCGGTTTCATCGATGAACACGATGAAGTTATGATCGAAGGAATTGGTGGACCATCAGGAAGGTCCATGGGTGATATTCCAGGTGTCAGGTGGAAGGTTTCAAAAGTTAACAACGTAGCATTAGAGGAAATGGTTAAAGGTAAAATAGAAAAACCAGTAAGATAA
- a CDS encoding 30S ribosomal protein S7: MSFKVFDKWDLGEVKVEDMGLVNYVCLDEILVPHTLGRHVKRQFAKSKVSIVERIMNKIMRTERNSGKKNKSYNIVKDALDIINKRSKQNPVQVLVKAVENTAPREETTRIKYGGIGYQVAVDIAPQRRVDLAVGFLTKGALQSSFKRKRSAAECLADELMFAAEYDTRSFAIQKKEEKERVARSAH; the protein is encoded by the coding sequence ATGAGTTTTAAGGTCTTCGATAAATGGGATTTAGGAGAGGTTAAAGTGGAAGACATGGGCCTTGTTAACTACGTCTGCCTAGACGAGATACTGGTTCCCCACACCCTCGGAAGACATGTTAAAAGACAGTTCGCAAAATCAAAGGTTTCAATCGTTGAAAGAATCATGAACAAGATCATGAGGACAGAGAGAAACTCCGGTAAAAAGAACAAGTCCTACAACATAGTTAAAGATGCATTAGACATTATAAACAAGCGCTCAAAACAGAACCCAGTACAGGTTCTTGTTAAAGCAGTTGAAAACACAGCCCCAAGGGAAGAAACAACAAGGATCAAATACGGTGGAATAGGATACCAGGTTGCAGTGGACATAGCACCACAGAGAAGGGTTGACCTGGCTGTAGGATTCCTTACAAAAGGTGCACTACAATCTTCATTCAAAAGGAAACGATCCGCAGCAGAGTGTCTTGCTGACGAACTCATGTTTGCAGCAGAATACGATACAAGAAGTTTCGCAATCCAGAAGAAAGAAGAGAAGGAGAGAGTTGCAAGATCCGCACACTAA
- a CDS encoding elongation factor EF-2, with protein sequence MSRRSKMIEKIKDLMYQPEYIRNIGIVAHIDHGKTTLSDNLLAGAGMISSELAGDQRFLDFDEQEQARGITIDAANVSMVHKYKDQEYLINLIDTPGHVDFGGDVTRAMRAVDGAVVVVCAVEGIMPQTETVLRQALKENVRPVLFINKVDRLINELKLGDDELQQRFVKIIASANKLIRNMAPEEFKEEWLARVEDGSVAFGSAYHNWAINVPIMQKTGITFKDIFQYCRDDNQKELAQKVPIHNVLLGMVVEHLPSPKVAQAYRVPNIWSGEIDTVEGQGMISTDPDSPLAVMVTNVSIDKHAGEIATGRVYGGTIEKGTEIFFVGSMGKARTQQVGVYMGPERINTDNVPAGNIVAITGAKNAVAGETITTYGTKIAPFESIEHISEPVVTVAVEAKNTKDLPKLIEVLRQVGKEDPTVRVEINEETGEHLISGMGELHLEIIAYRINEKGVEIETSEPIVVYRETVAGKAGPVEGKSPNKHNRFYIDIEPLEDKLFQAIQAGDIKEGRVKGKELTSTFTEYGLPKDEAKKVWDVYNRSLFINMTRGIQYLDEIKELLLEGFESAMEDGPVAREKVMGLKISLKDAKIHEDAVHRGPAQVLPAIRKAVYGSIMLANPTLLEPMQKVFINVPQDYMGAATREIQNRRGQIVDMSQEGDMATVESKVPVAEMFGFAGDIRSAAEGRCLWSTENSGFERLPTELQRNIIKEIRARKGLSPEPYGPDHYIG encoded by the coding sequence GTGAGTAGACGTTCTAAAATGATTGAAAAGATTAAGGATTTAATGTACCAGCCAGAGTACATCCGTAACATCGGTATAGTGGCTCACATTGACCACGGAAAAACCACGTTATCAGACAACCTCCTGGCAGGTGCAGGTATGATATCCTCAGAACTTGCAGGTGACCAGCGTTTCCTGGATTTCGATGAACAGGAACAGGCAAGAGGTATCACAATAGATGCTGCAAACGTTTCAATGGTACACAAGTACAAGGATCAGGAGTACCTCATAAACCTCATAGACACCCCAGGTCACGTTGACTTTGGTGGAGACGTTACAAGGGCAATGAGGGCTGTTGACGGTGCAGTTGTAGTTGTATGTGCAGTTGAAGGAATCATGCCACAGACAGAGACCGTGCTTAGGCAGGCTCTAAAAGAAAATGTAAGGCCGGTTCTTTTTATAAACAAAGTTGACAGGCTCATAAACGAACTCAAACTTGGTGATGATGAACTTCAGCAGAGGTTCGTTAAGATCATTGCAAGTGCAAACAAGCTCATAAGAAACATGGCTCCAGAGGAGTTTAAAGAGGAATGGCTTGCACGTGTAGAAGATGGAAGTGTTGCATTTGGTTCAGCATACCACAACTGGGCAATAAACGTTCCAATTATGCAGAAAACTGGTATAACCTTCAAGGACATCTTCCAGTATTGCAGAGATGACAACCAGAAGGAACTTGCTCAGAAAGTGCCTATACACAACGTTCTTCTGGGAATGGTTGTTGAGCACCTGCCAAGTCCAAAGGTTGCCCAGGCATATAGGGTGCCAAACATCTGGTCCGGTGAAATAGACACAGTTGAAGGACAGGGAATGATAAGCACAGACCCAGATTCTCCGCTTGCAGTTATGGTCACCAACGTGAGCATAGACAAACACGCAGGAGAAATAGCAACTGGGCGTGTTTACGGTGGAACAATAGAAAAGGGAACAGAGATCTTCTTTGTAGGTTCAATGGGTAAAGCACGAACCCAACAGGTTGGTGTTTACATGGGACCAGAGAGGATCAATACAGACAACGTTCCAGCAGGAAACATAGTCGCAATAACCGGTGCAAAAAATGCTGTTGCAGGTGAAACAATCACCACCTACGGTACCAAAATAGCACCATTCGAGAGCATAGAACACATATCAGAGCCTGTTGTTACAGTTGCAGTTGAAGCTAAAAACACCAAAGACCTTCCAAAACTCATAGAAGTTCTAAGACAGGTCGGTAAGGAAGACCCAACAGTAAGGGTTGAGATCAACGAGGAAACAGGTGAACACCTCATATCAGGTATGGGAGAACTCCACCTTGAGATCATAGCCTACCGTATAAACGAGAAGGGTGTTGAAATAGAAACATCTGAACCAATCGTTGTTTACAGGGAAACAGTTGCAGGAAAAGCAGGACCTGTTGAAGGAAAATCACCAAACAAACACAACAGATTCTACATAGACATAGAACCACTTGAAGATAAATTGTTCCAGGCAATACAGGCTGGAGATATTAAAGAAGGCCGTGTCAAAGGAAAAGAACTTACAAGTACCTTCACTGAATATGGACTTCCAAAGGACGAGGCCAAAAAAGTATGGGATGTTTACAACAGATCCCTATTCATAAACATGACCCGTGGTATCCAGTACCTGGACGAGATCAAGGAACTTCTCCTTGAAGGATTCGAAAGTGCAATGGAAGACGGCCCAGTAGCAAGGGAAAAGGTCATGGGACTAAAAATATCCCTCAAAGATGCAAAGATACATGAAGATGCAGTTCACAGGGGTCCAGCACAGGTTTTACCTGCAATTAGGAAGGCAGTTTACGGTTCAATAATGCTTGCAAATCCAACACTACTGGAACCTATGCAAAAAGTATTTATCAACGTTCCACAAGACTATATGGGTGCAGCAACAAGGGAGATACAAAACAGAAGAGGACAGATCGTGGACATGTCACAGGAAGGAGACATGGCAACAGTGGAATCCAAAGTACCAGTTGCTGAAATGTTCGGATTTGCAGGAGACATAAGATCAGCTGCAGAGGGCAGATGTCTATGGTCAACTGAAAACTCAGGATTTGAAAGACTCCCAACTGAACTTCAAAGGAATATAATAAAAGAGATAAGGGCAAGAAAAGGATTGAGCCCAGAACCATACGGCCCAGACCACTACATAGGCTGA
- the tuf gene encoding translation elongation factor EF-1 subunit alpha yields the protein MAKAKEHMNLAFIGHVDHGKSTLVGHVLLQSGAIAEQQLSDGENKFRFVMDKLTEERERGVTIDLAHAKFDTPKYEFTIVDCPGHRDFVKNMITGASQADAAVLVVAIDDGIMPQTKEHAFLARTLGINQLIVAINKMDLVKYDEGKFNELKEEVGNLIKTVAYDPKKIHFIPISAFEGDNITKPSENTPWYKGPSLVAAFDEFTAPEKPTKLPLRVPIQDVYSITGVGTVPVGRVETGIMKKGDNVIFEPAGASGEVKSIEMHHEMLETAEPGDNVGFNVRGVGKNDIRRGDVAGHTSNAPTVAKEFTAQIVVLQHPGVITVGYTPVFHCHTAQVACTFLELQKKLDPATGQAKEENPDFLKTGDAAFVVVKPTKPMVIEKIKEIPHMGRFAIRDMGQTVAAGMCIDLVPAK from the coding sequence ATGGCTAAAGCAAAAGAACATATGAACTTAGCATTTATTGGACACGTAGACCACGGTAAATCTACACTTGTCGGACACGTACTGCTCCAGTCCGGAGCTATCGCAGAGCAGCAGCTCTCAGACGGTGAAAACAAGTTCAGGTTTGTCATGGATAAACTGACCGAAGAAAGAGAAAGAGGAGTTACAATCGACCTTGCACACGCAAAGTTCGACACTCCAAAATACGAATTCACAATTGTGGACTGTCCAGGTCACAGAGATTTCGTTAAAAACATGATCACAGGTGCATCCCAGGCTGATGCAGCTGTACTTGTCGTAGCAATAGACGACGGTATAATGCCACAGACCAAGGAGCACGCTTTCCTTGCAAGAACACTCGGTATCAACCAGTTAATCGTTGCAATAAACAAGATGGATCTTGTTAAATACGATGAGGGAAAATTCAATGAACTCAAAGAAGAAGTAGGTAACCTCATCAAAACAGTGGCTTACGACCCTAAAAAGATACACTTCATACCAATCTCCGCATTCGAAGGAGACAACATAACAAAACCAAGTGAAAACACCCCATGGTACAAAGGACCATCACTGGTAGCTGCATTTGACGAGTTCACAGCACCAGAAAAACCAACCAAACTACCACTCAGGGTACCTATCCAGGATGTTTACTCCATCACTGGTGTGGGAACAGTACCTGTTGGAAGGGTAGAAACTGGAATCATGAAGAAGGGTGACAACGTCATATTCGAACCAGCAGGAGCAAGCGGAGAGGTAAAATCCATAGAGATGCACCACGAAATGCTTGAAACAGCAGAACCTGGTGACAACGTAGGATTCAACGTTAGGGGTGTCGGTAAAAACGACATCAGAAGAGGAGACGTTGCAGGACACACCTCAAACGCACCAACCGTTGCAAAAGAGTTCACAGCACAGATAGTTGTGCTCCAGCACCCAGGTGTTATCACAGTCGGTTACACACCAGTATTCCACTGTCACACAGCACAGGTTGCATGCACATTCCTTGAACTCCAGAAAAAACTCGACCCAGCAACAGGTCAAGCAAAAGAAGAAAACCCAGACTTCCTCAAGACTGGTGACGCAGCATTTGTCGTAGTTAAACCTACAAAACCAATGGTAATCGAGAAGATCAAAGAAATTCCACACATGGGAAGATTCGCTATCCGTGATATGGGTCAGACCGTGGCTGCTGGAATGTGTATCGACCTCGTACCAGCAAAATAA
- the rpsJ gene encoding 30S ribosomal protein S10, with product MHKARIKLTGTDPEKLAYVCDQLKRIAERTGVDLSGPIPLPTKKLVVPTRKSPDGEGKATWEKWELRIHKRLVGIEADERAMRQVMKVNVPDNVSIEIELKS from the coding sequence ATGCACAAAGCCAGAATCAAACTCACAGGAACAGACCCTGAAAAACTCGCATACGTATGTGACCAGCTTAAAAGAATCGCAGAAAGGACAGGTGTGGATCTCTCAGGACCAATACCATTACCAACCAAAAAACTCGTGGTGCCAACCAGAAAATCTCCAGATGGAGAGGGAAAAGCAACATGGGAAAAATGGGAACTCAGGATTCACAAACGTTTAGTTGGAATAGAAGCTGATGAAAGGGCAATGCGTCAAGTTATGAAGGTCAACGTACCTGATAACGTGAGTATAGAAATAGAACTTAAAAGCTAA